Proteins encoded by one window of Anaeromyxobacter sp.:
- a CDS encoding sigma-54-dependent Fis family transcriptional regulator, producing the protein MSPRVLVVDDDPGLRYTLREILEQEGLEVAEAADGQAALEAYDACPAPLVITDLRMPRLDGLGLLAALGRRSPPPRVVLITAHGSERDAVEAMKAGATDYFKKPFDTDELLAVVRRAVEAVTLRDENERLAGELALARTMVFTSASMRALARLVARVGPKDVTVLITGESGTGKERVAEALVRASPRAERPFVRFNCAALSPELAEAELFGHARGAFTGAIRSRPGLFGEADTGTILLDEVGELAPNAQAKLLRVLQEGEVRPVGEERSRTVDVRVLAATHRDLEALVKAGRFREDLYYRLNVVRLVVPPLRDRPDDVALLARHFLDRFAVRFGLASLRVPEGLLDRLRAHRWPGNVRELENALESLVALSPPEGLDLSLLPFGQDAAPAPAAAEGGPMGLKGRVEAYERGLVVEALRGALGNRSEAARRLGISRVTLHDKLKKYGLSGGEDEG; encoded by the coding sequence GTGAGCCCGCGGGTGCTGGTGGTCGACGACGACCCCGGCCTCCGCTACACGCTGCGCGAGATCCTGGAGCAGGAGGGGCTGGAGGTGGCCGAGGCCGCGGACGGCCAGGCCGCCCTCGAGGCCTACGACGCCTGCCCGGCGCCGCTGGTCATCACCGACCTGCGCATGCCCAGGCTGGACGGGCTGGGGCTGCTGGCCGCGCTGGGCCGCCGCTCCCCGCCGCCGCGGGTGGTGCTCATCACCGCCCACGGCTCGGAGCGCGACGCGGTGGAGGCCATGAAGGCCGGCGCCACCGACTACTTCAAGAAGCCCTTCGACACCGACGAGCTGCTGGCGGTGGTGCGCCGCGCCGTCGAGGCCGTCACGCTGCGCGACGAGAACGAGCGGCTGGCCGGCGAGCTGGCGCTGGCGCGCACCATGGTCTTCACCTCGGCGTCGATGCGGGCGCTGGCGCGGCTGGTGGCGCGGGTGGGGCCCAAGGACGTGACGGTGCTGATCACCGGCGAGAGCGGCACCGGCAAGGAGCGGGTGGCCGAGGCGCTGGTGCGGGCCTCGCCGCGCGCCGAGCGGCCCTTCGTGCGCTTCAACTGCGCCGCCCTCTCGCCGGAGCTGGCCGAGGCCGAGCTCTTCGGCCACGCCCGCGGCGCCTTCACCGGCGCCATCCGGTCGCGCCCCGGCCTCTTCGGCGAGGCCGACACCGGCACCATCCTGCTCGACGAGGTGGGCGAGCTGGCGCCCAACGCCCAGGCCAAGCTGCTGCGGGTGCTGCAGGAGGGCGAGGTGAGGCCGGTCGGCGAGGAGCGGAGCCGCACCGTGGACGTGCGGGTGCTGGCCGCCACCCACCGCGACCTGGAGGCGCTGGTGAAGGCCGGCCGGTTCCGCGAGGACCTCTACTACCGCCTCAACGTGGTGCGGCTGGTCGTGCCCCCGCTGCGCGACCGGCCGGACGACGTGGCGCTGCTGGCCCGCCACTTCCTGGACCGCTTCGCGGTGCGCTTCGGCCTGGCCTCGCTGCGGGTGCCGGAGGGGCTGCTGGACCGGCTGCGGGCGCACCGCTGGCCCGGCAACGTGCGCGAGCTGGAGAACGCGCTGGAGAGCCTGGTGGCCCTCTCGCCGCCGGAGGGGCTCGACCTCTCGCTCCTGCCCTTCGGCCAGGACGCGGCGCCGGCCCCCGCGGCCGCCGAGGGCGGGCCCATGGGGCTGAAGGGACGCGTCGAGGCCTACGAGCGCGGCCTGGTGGTCGAGGCGCTGCGCGGCGCCCTGGGCAACCGCAGCGAGGCGGCCCGGCGGCTCGGCATCAGCCGGGTGACCCTGCACGACAAGCTGAAGAAGTACGGGCTCTCGGGCGGGGAGGACGAGGGGTAA
- the pruA gene encoding L-glutamate gamma-semialdehyde dehydrogenase yields MSNGTFSLPPPRSEPVWPHAPGSPERAALAARVAAMSAEVLEIPLVIGGREVRTGRLGEVRVPHRRGQVLARFHQAGPAEVQAAAEAAVAARRGWAELAPHHRAAVLLKAADLLAGPWRATLDAATILGQSKSVQQAEIDAACETVDFWRWNPHFMARLLADQPVSAPGQWNRLEYRALEGFVLAVTPFNFTAIGANLPTAPALMGNAVVWKPASAAVLSNWYLLKLLEAAGLPPGVINFVPGPGAVVGDAALHSPLLGGLHFTGSTGVFNGMWRTIAANLERYRGYPRIVGETGGKDFVFVHPSADLEAAAVALVRGAFEYQGQKCSAASRAYVPRSRWPALSERLVALAGSLTVGEVDDLTTFFGAVIDEAAFRRITGALDQARATPGHRILCGGVGDASRGWFVPPTIVETDDPRSRLMVDELFGPVLAVFVYDDARLDEAVALCESTSPYALTGAVFAQDRGVIADLTRRLVDAAGNFYVNDKPTGAVVGQQPFGGARASGTNDKAGSMANLMRWTSMRTVKETFDPPHEVRYPHQG; encoded by the coding sequence ATGTCGAACGGAACCTTCTCCCTGCCCCCGCCGCGCAGCGAGCCGGTCTGGCCCCACGCCCCCGGCTCGCCCGAGCGCGCCGCGCTGGCGGCCCGGGTGGCCGCCATGTCGGCCGAGGTGCTCGAGATCCCGCTGGTCATCGGCGGGCGCGAGGTGCGCACCGGCCGGCTCGGCGAGGTGCGCGTGCCGCACCGCCGCGGCCAGGTGCTGGCGCGCTTCCACCAGGCCGGCCCGGCCGAGGTGCAGGCCGCCGCCGAGGCGGCCGTGGCCGCCCGGCGTGGCTGGGCCGAGCTGGCGCCGCACCACCGCGCCGCGGTGCTGCTCAAGGCGGCGGACCTGCTGGCCGGCCCGTGGCGCGCCACCCTGGACGCCGCCACCATCCTCGGCCAGTCGAAGAGCGTGCAGCAGGCCGAGATCGACGCGGCCTGCGAGACCGTCGACTTCTGGCGCTGGAATCCGCACTTCATGGCGCGGCTGCTGGCCGACCAGCCGGTCTCGGCGCCGGGCCAGTGGAACCGGCTGGAGTACCGGGCGCTGGAGGGCTTCGTGCTGGCGGTGACCCCGTTCAACTTCACCGCCATCGGCGCCAACCTGCCCACCGCCCCGGCCCTGATGGGCAACGCGGTGGTCTGGAAGCCGGCCTCGGCCGCGGTGCTCTCCAACTGGTACCTGCTGAAGCTGCTGGAGGCGGCCGGCCTGCCGCCCGGCGTCATCAACTTCGTGCCCGGGCCCGGGGCGGTGGTGGGCGACGCCGCGCTGCACAGCCCGCTGCTGGGCGGGCTGCACTTCACCGGCTCCACCGGCGTCTTCAACGGGATGTGGCGCACCATCGCCGCCAACCTGGAGCGCTACCGCGGCTACCCGCGCATCGTGGGCGAGACCGGCGGCAAGGACTTCGTCTTCGTGCACCCCTCGGCCGACCTGGAGGCGGCGGCCGTGGCGCTGGTTCGCGGCGCCTTCGAGTACCAGGGGCAGAAGTGCTCGGCCGCCTCGCGCGCCTACGTGCCGCGCTCCCGCTGGCCGGCGCTGTCGGAGCGGCTGGTGGCCCTGGCCGGGTCGCTCACGGTGGGCGAGGTGGACGACCTCACCACCTTCTTCGGGGCGGTCATCGACGAGGCGGCCTTCCGGCGCATCACCGGCGCCCTCGACCAGGCGCGCGCCACCCCCGGCCACCGCATCCTGTGCGGCGGCGTCGGGGACGCCAGCCGCGGCTGGTTCGTGCCGCCCACCATCGTGGAGACCGACGACCCGCGCTCGCGGCTGATGGTGGACGAGCTCTTCGGCCCGGTGCTGGCGGTCTTCGTCTACGACGACGCGCGGCTCGACGAGGCGGTGGCGCTGTGCGAGTCCACCTCGCCCTACGCGCTGACCGGGGCCGTCTTCGCCCAGGACCGCGGCGTGATCGCCGACCTGACCCGGCGGCTGGTGGACGCCGCCGGCAACTTCTACGTGAACGACAAGCCCACCGGCGCGGTGGTGGGCCAGCAGCCCTTCGGCGGCGCCCGGGCCTCCGGGACCAACGACAAGGCCGGCTCGATGGCCAACCTCATGCGCTGGACGTCGATGAGGACCGTGAAGGAGACCTTCGACCCCCCACACGAGGTGCGGTACCCGCACCAGGGCTGA
- a CDS encoding HAMP domain-containing histidine kinase, which produces MSGGDHRGGRSGPRHGRLFWRVYGHGLLLLVLVTLAVGAAAWAVRSAWPTREPHRLTAYAVARVAELRDRPEALRVELEHVREAFDVAVTVYDAEGGLVASNVAPPLPPVPELERPRGRERPRHLRGHGFTFAAPLPDGGHLVLSGGPPEGVLYRIAGGVAVVLLVLALGSWPFARTIARPIEQLTLAARRLGSGDLATRAGLSARGEVGELGAAFDDMAARLERLVRSEKELLANVSHELRTPLARIRVALALAEEGDMGRARQALGEIGEDLGELERLVDEVLAATRLDLGAAGELPLHQAPLEVAALVEDAAARFRARHPERKLAVEVAGDLPALEADAALLRRLLGNLLDNAAKYSDAPAPVALAARAAPGGLTLEVRDQGIGIDPADLPRLFTPFFRTDRSRARGTGGVGLGLALARRIAEAHGGSITVESAPGAGTTVR; this is translated from the coding sequence GTGAGCGGCGGCGACCACCGGGGCGGCCGCTCCGGGCCCCGGCACGGGCGCCTCTTCTGGCGCGTCTACGGCCACGGGCTCCTGCTGCTGGTGCTGGTGACGCTGGCGGTGGGCGCGGCCGCCTGGGCGGTGCGGAGCGCCTGGCCCACCCGCGAGCCGCACCGGCTGACCGCCTACGCGGTGGCGCGGGTCGCCGAGCTGCGCGACCGGCCCGAGGCGCTGCGGGTGGAGCTGGAGCACGTCCGCGAGGCCTTCGACGTGGCGGTCACGGTCTACGACGCCGAGGGGGGCCTGGTGGCCTCCAACGTGGCGCCGCCGCTGCCGCCGGTGCCCGAGCTGGAGCGGCCGCGCGGGCGCGAGCGGCCCCGCCACCTGCGCGGGCACGGCTTCACCTTCGCAGCGCCGCTGCCCGACGGCGGCCACCTGGTGCTGTCCGGCGGCCCACCCGAGGGGGTGCTCTACCGGATCGCCGGCGGGGTGGCGGTGGTCCTGCTGGTGCTGGCCCTCGGCTCGTGGCCCTTCGCCCGCACCATCGCCCGCCCCATCGAGCAGCTCACCCTGGCGGCCCGCCGGCTCGGCTCCGGGGACCTCGCCACCCGCGCCGGCCTGTCGGCCCGGGGCGAGGTGGGCGAGCTGGGCGCGGCCTTCGACGACATGGCGGCCCGGCTGGAGCGGCTGGTGCGCAGCGAGAAGGAGCTGCTGGCCAACGTCTCGCACGAGCTCCGGACCCCGCTGGCGCGCATCCGGGTGGCGCTGGCGCTGGCCGAGGAGGGTGACATGGGGCGCGCCCGCCAGGCGCTGGGCGAGATCGGGGAGGACCTGGGCGAGCTGGAGCGGCTGGTGGACGAGGTGCTGGCCGCCACCCGGCTCGACCTCGGCGCGGCCGGCGAGCTGCCGCTCCACCAGGCGCCGCTCGAGGTGGCCGCGCTGGTGGAGGACGCCGCGGCCCGCTTCCGCGCCCGCCACCCGGAGCGGAAGCTGGCGGTGGAGGTGGCGGGCGACCTGCCGGCGCTGGAGGCCGACGCGGCGCTGCTGCGCCGGCTGCTCGGGAACCTGCTCGACAACGCCGCCAAGTACTCCGACGCCCCGGCGCCGGTGGCGCTGGCCGCCCGCGCGGCGCCAGGTGGGCTCACCCTGGAGGTGCGCGACCAGGGCATCGGCATCGACCCCGCCGACCTGCCGCGCCTCTTCACGCCCTTCTTCCGGACCGACCGCAGCCGGGCCCGCGGCACCGGCGGCGTCGGGCTCGGCCTGGCCCTGGCTCGCCGCATCGCCGAGGCGCACGGCGGGAGCATCACGGTGGAGAGCGCGCCGGGGGCCGGGACCACGGTGCGGTGA
- a CDS encoding response regulator transcription factor, whose product MLPVTTAPALLVLLVEDDRKLADLTREYLTGHGIAVTHVADGKLGLEQALRGRFDAVLLDLMLPGMDGLTVCRELRTRSDVPILVLTARGEEADKVMGLELGADDYLAKPFSPRELLARLRAVTRRAKGKAGPPTASIQVAGLAIDPAARRAVLDGRELPLTGYEFDLLRALAERAGRILSREQLMELAKGSAEESFDRSIDVHVSRLRQKLGDDPKRPRLIKTVRGAGYLFAGEGE is encoded by the coding sequence ATGCTCCCCGTGACCACCGCCCCTGCCCTGCTCGTGCTGCTCGTCGAGGACGATCGGAAGCTCGCCGACCTCACCCGCGAGTACCTGACCGGCCACGGCATCGCCGTGACCCATGTGGCCGACGGGAAGCTGGGGCTGGAGCAGGCGCTGCGCGGGCGGTTCGACGCGGTGCTGCTCGATCTCATGCTGCCCGGGATGGACGGCCTGACCGTCTGCCGGGAGCTCCGGACCCGCTCCGACGTGCCCATCCTGGTGCTGACCGCCCGCGGCGAGGAGGCCGACAAGGTCATGGGGCTCGAGCTGGGCGCCGACGACTACCTCGCCAAGCCCTTCTCGCCGCGCGAGCTGCTGGCCCGCCTGCGGGCCGTCACCCGGCGGGCCAAGGGCAAGGCCGGCCCGCCCACCGCCTCCATCCAGGTGGCTGGCCTGGCCATCGACCCGGCGGCCCGCCGGGCCGTGCTGGACGGGCGGGAGCTGCCGCTCACCGGCTACGAGTTCGACCTGCTCCGGGCCCTGGCCGAGCGGGCCGGGCGCATCCTCTCGCGCGAGCAGCTCATGGAGCTGGCCAAGGGCAGCGCCGAGGAGTCCTTCGACCGCTCCATCGACGTGCACGTCTCCCGGCTGCGCCAGAAGCTGGGCGACGACCCCAAGCGCCCGCGGCTCATCAAGACGGTGCGCGGCGCCGGCTACCTGTTCGCCGGGGAGGGCGAGTGA
- a CDS encoding Spy/CpxP family protein refolding chaperone, giving the protein MKKTLALAAVALVGLVTLTGFRGGCGHRGDRDPARMAALITDRVEDALDDLDATPAQRTQLLAVKDRLLAEGQTLQGTRKATHETLRAEWASEKPDRAALHALVDARAAELTAMAHQAVDAAIEVHATLTPEQRAKLARKAERFGPHHD; this is encoded by the coding sequence ATGAAGAAGACCCTCGCCCTGGCCGCCGTCGCCCTCGTCGGCCTCGTCACCCTGACCGGCTTCCGCGGCGGCTGCGGCCACCGCGGCGACCGGGATCCGGCCCGCATGGCCGCGCTGATCACCGACCGCGTCGAGGACGCGCTCGACGACCTGGACGCCACCCCGGCCCAGCGCACCCAGCTCCTGGCGGTGAAGGACCGCCTGCTGGCCGAGGGGCAGACGCTGCAGGGGACCCGGAAGGCCACCCACGAGACGCTGCGCGCCGAGTGGGCCTCCGAGAAGCCCGACCGCGCCGCGCTGCACGCCCTGGTCGACGCCCGCGCCGCGGAGCTCACGGCCATGGCGCACCAGGCGGTGGACGCGGCCATCGAGGTGCACGCGACGCTGACCCCCGAGCAGCGCGCCAAGCTGGCCAGGAAGGCCGAGCGGTTCGGGCCGCACCACGACTGA
- a CDS encoding ABC-F family ATP-binding cassette domain-containing protein has product MSLCVATGISLAHGPKVLFHGAGFTVGPQDRIGLLGANGTGKSTLLRILAGEVSPDEGTLTWRRGTRVGYLPQDVAALPAGTVLESVLAAVPGRSSLEERLLAAEAGLAAATDEEAQLELSAALADLHEQLDHFEERFGRHRAERLLGGLGFTLDDLSKASSALSGGWKMRAALAGLLLQDPDLLLLDEPTNHLDIPTLTWFDAFLRGLKRAVLLVSHDRDFLDRQVGKVLALEPEGIRAYAGGVTAYRQWRVEEEARLEAAAKKQQDKRDQLEGFIERFGAKATKAAQAKSKQKLLDKMEDVQVLEDRATVRFRFAEAPRSGKEVLRFDGIAKAFGPRVVYRGLTAAVQRGERVGVIGPNGAGKSTLLKLAAGALAADAGTVKPGHGVVMGYYAQHLVDPEGLAAGSLDPAATILDTLWDLVPDRGESYVRSIAGSFLFSGEDVEKKIGVLSGGERARVALAKLLLVPANLLLLDEPTNHLDLDSSESLIEALKGFPGTLLFVSHNRSFVNQLATVIWEVKDGGILPHPGNLDDWLYHQRQLEEAAGGDMAGPGEGAGGAGRPEAGGSERDRKRAQAEARNARYRRERPLREALARVEGRIAALEAAARTAEAALADPALYTDFARARPLIEQKAAAEAELAGLYRDWERTAGELEALGADEPGA; this is encoded by the coding sequence ATGAGCCTCTGCGTCGCCACCGGCATCAGCCTGGCCCACGGCCCCAAGGTCCTGTTCCACGGGGCCGGCTTCACCGTGGGGCCGCAGGACCGCATCGGCCTCCTGGGCGCCAACGGCACCGGCAAGTCCACCCTGCTGCGCATCCTGGCCGGCGAGGTCTCGCCCGACGAGGGGACCCTCACCTGGCGGCGCGGCACCCGGGTCGGCTACCTGCCGCAGGACGTGGCGGCCCTGCCGGCCGGCACGGTGCTGGAGTCGGTGCTGGCGGCGGTGCCGGGGCGGTCCTCGCTGGAGGAGCGGCTGCTGGCCGCCGAGGCCGGCCTGGCCGCCGCCACCGACGAGGAGGCCCAGCTGGAGCTGTCGGCCGCGCTGGCCGACCTGCACGAGCAGCTCGACCACTTCGAGGAGCGCTTCGGCCGCCACCGCGCCGAGCGGCTGCTGGGCGGCCTGGGCTTCACCCTCGACGACCTGTCGAAGGCCTCCTCGGCCCTCTCCGGCGGCTGGAAGATGCGGGCCGCGCTGGCCGGCCTGCTGCTGCAGGACCCGGACCTGCTGCTCCTCGACGAGCCCACCAACCACCTCGACATCCCCACCCTCACCTGGTTCGACGCCTTCCTGCGCGGGCTCAAGCGGGCGGTGCTGCTGGTCTCGCACGACCGCGACTTCCTGGATCGCCAGGTCGGCAAGGTGCTGGCGCTGGAGCCGGAGGGCATCCGCGCCTACGCCGGCGGCGTCACCGCCTACCGCCAGTGGCGCGTCGAGGAGGAGGCCCGCCTGGAGGCGGCCGCCAAGAAGCAGCAGGACAAGCGCGACCAGCTGGAGGGCTTCATCGAGCGCTTCGGGGCCAAGGCCACCAAGGCGGCCCAGGCCAAGTCGAAGCAGAAGCTGCTCGACAAGATGGAGGACGTGCAGGTGCTGGAGGACCGGGCCACGGTCCGCTTCCGCTTCGCCGAGGCGCCGCGCTCCGGCAAGGAGGTGCTGCGCTTCGACGGCATCGCCAAGGCCTTCGGCCCCCGGGTGGTCTACCGGGGGCTGACCGCGGCGGTGCAGCGCGGCGAGCGGGTGGGCGTCATCGGCCCCAACGGCGCCGGCAAGTCCACCCTGCTCAAGCTGGCGGCCGGCGCGCTGGCGGCCGACGCCGGCACGGTCAAGCCGGGCCACGGGGTGGTGATGGGCTACTACGCCCAGCACCTGGTCGATCCCGAGGGGCTGGCGGCCGGCTCGCTCGACCCGGCGGCCACCATCCTCGACACGCTCTGGGACCTGGTGCCGGACCGCGGCGAGTCCTACGTCCGCTCCATCGCCGGCTCCTTCCTGTTCTCCGGCGAGGACGTGGAGAAGAAGATCGGGGTCCTCTCGGGCGGCGAGCGGGCCCGGGTGGCGCTGGCCAAGCTGCTGCTGGTGCCGGCCAACCTGCTCCTGCTCGACGAGCCCACCAACCACCTCGACCTGGACAGCTCCGAGTCGCTCATCGAGGCGCTCAAGGGCTTCCCCGGCACGCTGCTCTTCGTCAGCCACAACCGGTCCTTCGTGAACCAGCTGGCCACCGTCATCTGGGAGGTGAAGGACGGCGGGATCCTGCCGCACCCTGGCAACCTGGACGACTGGCTCTACCACCAGCGCCAGCTCGAGGAGGCGGCCGGGGGTGACATGGCCGGCCCGGGCGAGGGCGCGGGCGGGGCCGGGCGGCCCGAGGCCGGCGGCAGCGAGCGCGACCGGAAGCGGGCCCAGGCCGAGGCCCGCAACGCCCGCTACCGGCGCGAGCGGCCGCTGCGCGAGGCGCTCGCCCGGGTGGAGGGGCGCATCGCCGCCCTGGAGGCCGCGGCCCGCACCGCCGAGGCGGCGCTGGCCGACCCGGCCCTCTACACCGACTTCGCCCGGGCCCGGCCCCTCATCGAGCAGAAGGCGGCCGCCGAGGCCGAGCTGGCCGGGCTCTACCGGGACTGGGAGCGGACCGCCGGCGAGCTGGAGGCGCTGGGCGCCGACGAGCCCGGCGCCTAG
- a CDS encoding HDOD domain-containing protein: MSAPPAPPPPGGQPHTGGERSPSAGAGEVAPVDAPAFAPFAAALGVPVPEQPAPLAEADELEELELAARVLDHCRRHKLGPASSPSLSLRILNLVAAPDAEISELARVISADPALSAGVLNVANSAFYRGLDESQTVRDAVTRLGLDEVGRVAGALSAKTLFNPRLKLEQQAFGPRFTALYRRAVTVGTGAAALAMRQPGARSDRAYLGGMLHDVGRTVALRAVALLTLDGALALELGSPRLERLLDQVHLELGGELHQEWQMPQYLTVLAVRHHDQAIPAEPEFLDLHVVRLAAAVYDLKAEPASAWRAAGELVQSAAALRLDPNAVRALASELAQAEQRVATTLGLEGGAAQRRR, encoded by the coding sequence GTGTCCGCCCCGCCCGCGCCCCCCCCGCCGGGCGGCCAGCCCCACACCGGCGGCGAGAGGTCCCCCAGCGCCGGCGCGGGCGAGGTGGCGCCGGTCGATGCCCCGGCCTTCGCCCCCTTCGCCGCCGCCCTCGGGGTGCCGGTCCCGGAGCAGCCGGCCCCGCTCGCGGAGGCCGACGAGCTCGAGGAGCTGGAGCTGGCCGCGCGCGTCCTGGATCACTGCCGGCGCCACAAGCTGGGGCCCGCCTCCTCGCCCTCGCTCTCCCTGCGCATCCTCAACCTGGTGGCCGCGCCCGACGCCGAGATCTCCGAGCTGGCCCGCGTCATCTCGGCCGACCCGGCGCTCTCGGCCGGCGTGCTCAACGTGGCCAACTCGGCCTTCTACCGGGGGCTCGACGAGAGCCAGACCGTGCGCGACGCCGTCACCCGGCTCGGGCTCGACGAGGTGGGCCGGGTGGCCGGCGCGCTCTCCGCCAAGACCCTCTTCAACCCCAGGCTCAAGCTGGAGCAGCAGGCCTTCGGGCCGCGCTTCACCGCCCTGTACCGGCGCGCCGTGACGGTCGGCACCGGCGCCGCGGCGCTGGCCATGCGCCAGCCGGGCGCCCGCTCCGACCGCGCCTACCTGGGCGGCATGCTGCACGACGTGGGGCGCACCGTGGCGCTGCGCGCGGTGGCGCTGCTCACGCTGGACGGCGCGCTGGCGCTCGAGCTGGGCAGCCCGCGGCTGGAGCGGCTGCTCGATCAGGTGCACCTGGAGCTGGGCGGGGAGCTGCACCAGGAGTGGCAGATGCCGCAGTACCTGACGGTGCTGGCGGTGCGCCACCACGACCAGGCCATCCCGGCGGAGCCCGAGTTCCTGGACCTGCACGTGGTGCGGCTGGCGGCGGCGGTCTACGACCTGAAGGCCGAGCCGGCCAGCGCCTGGCGGGCGGCGGGCGAGCTGGTGCAGAGCGCCGCGGCGCTGCGGCTCGACCCCAACGCGGTGCGGGCCCTGGCCAGCGAGCTGGCCCAGGCGGAGCAGCGGGTGGCCACCACCCTCGGCCTGGAGGGCGGGGCGGCGCAGCGGCGCCGCTAG
- the tpx gene encoding thiol peroxidase, with the protein MANITLGGNPIHTSGELPAVGGKSPDFKLTSGDLKDLSLADFKGKKKVLNIVPSLDTPVCATSTRKFNKDAGSLPNVAVLVVSADLPFASKRFCTTEGLANVTPLSTFRSTFAKDWGIAIVDGPLAGVTGRAVVVVDENDKVTYVELVPEIKQEPNYDAALAALK; encoded by the coding sequence ATGGCCAACATCACGCTCGGCGGCAATCCCATCCACACCAGCGGGGAGCTGCCCGCGGTCGGCGGCAAGTCGCCCGACTTCAAGCTCACCTCCGGCGACTTGAAGGACCTCTCGCTGGCCGACTTCAAGGGCAAGAAGAAGGTCCTCAACATCGTGCCGTCGCTCGACACGCCTGTCTGCGCCACCTCGACGCGCAAGTTCAACAAGGACGCCGGCTCGCTGCCCAACGTGGCGGTGCTGGTGGTCTCGGCCGACCTGCCCTTCGCCTCCAAGCGCTTCTGCACCACCGAGGGGCTCGCCAACGTGACCCCGCTCTCCACCTTCCGCTCCACCTTCGCCAAGGACTGGGGCATCGCCATCGTGGACGGCCCGCTGGCCGGCGTCACCGGGCGCGCCGTGGTGGTGGTGGACGAGAACGACAAGGTGACCTACGTGGAGCTGGTCCCCGAGATCAAGCAGGAGCCCAACTACGACGCGGCCCTGGCCGCGCTGAAGTAG